From a region of the Streptomyces sp. B21-083 genome:
- a CDS encoding peptide deformylase — protein MATPHDPSALADRVERLLAVGGPLPIVAAGDPVLRRASMPFDGQLGPELLARFVEALRATMYAAPGVGLAAPQVGVGLRIAVIEDPAPVPEEVRVVRGRVPLPFRVLVNPSYEAVGTERAAFFEGCLSVPGWQAVVSRPAAVRLTGQDEYGRAVDEVFTGWPARIVQHETDHLDGTLYLDRAELRSLSSSTAMAERWAQPTPARAAEELGFPL, from the coding sequence ATGGCAACTCCCCATGACCCGAGCGCCCTTGCCGACCGGGTCGAGCGACTCCTCGCCGTCGGCGGCCCGTTGCCGATCGTCGCCGCCGGCGACCCGGTCCTGCGCCGCGCGTCCATGCCCTTCGACGGGCAGCTCGGGCCGGAGCTGCTGGCCCGCTTCGTCGAGGCGCTGCGCGCGACGATGTACGCCGCGCCGGGCGTCGGTCTGGCGGCGCCGCAGGTCGGGGTGGGGCTGCGGATCGCGGTCATCGAGGACCCGGCGCCGGTGCCGGAGGAGGTACGGGTGGTGCGCGGGCGCGTGCCGCTGCCCTTCCGGGTGCTGGTGAACCCGTCGTACGAGGCGGTCGGCACCGAGCGGGCCGCGTTCTTCGAGGGCTGTCTGAGTGTGCCGGGCTGGCAGGCGGTGGTGTCCCGGCCCGCGGCGGTGCGGCTCACGGGCCAGGACGAGTACGGGCGGGCGGTGGACGAGGTGTTCACGGGGTGGCCGGCCCGGATCGTCCAGCACGAGACCGACCATCTGGACGGCACGCTCTATCTCGACCGCGCCGAGTTGCGCTCGCTGTCCTCCAGCACGGCCATGGCGGAGCGGTGGGCCCAGCCGACCCCGGCGCGGGCGGCCGAGGAGCTGGGTTTCCCCCTCTGA
- a CDS encoding dihydrolipoyl dehydrogenase family protein: protein MTETETNVYDVVVLGAGPVGENVADRTRAAGLSTAIVESELVGGECSYWACMPSKALLRPVIARADARRVPGLSHLVQGPLDAEAVLAHRDYETSNWQDDGQLGWLGSIGADLYRGQGRLAGPRTVTVTGEDGVTRTLTARHAVAVCTGTGAQLPDLPGLAEVRPWTSREATSAKSVPGSLIVVGGGVVAVEMATAWQALGSRVTLLVRGKGLLPRMEPFAGELVAEALAEAGTDIRTGTSVQSVTRENGTVVAVTGTGDRIEADEILFATGRVTRTDDIGLDTVGLEPGSWLSVDDSLRVTGSEWLYAVGDVNHRALLTHQGKYQARIAGAAIAARAAGVPLLETDPWGAHSATADHGAVPQVVFTDPEAAAVGLSLAEAEQAGRRVRAVDVEFASVAGAGLYADGYRGRARMVVDLDRETLLGVTFVGPGVGELIHSATVAVAGEVPLGRLWHAVPSYPTISEVWLRLLEAYRDGK from the coding sequence ATGACGGAAACGGAAACCAACGTGTACGACGTCGTGGTGCTCGGTGCCGGGCCCGTGGGGGAGAACGTGGCCGACCGCACCCGCGCGGCCGGCCTCTCCACCGCGATCGTGGAGAGCGAACTGGTCGGCGGCGAGTGTTCCTACTGGGCCTGTATGCCCAGCAAGGCCCTGCTGCGCCCGGTCATCGCGCGCGCCGACGCCCGCCGGGTACCCGGCCTGAGCCACCTCGTCCAGGGCCCCCTGGACGCTGAAGCGGTCCTCGCCCACCGCGACTACGAGACCTCCAACTGGCAGGACGACGGCCAGCTCGGCTGGCTGGGGAGCATCGGCGCCGACCTCTACCGCGGCCAGGGCCGCCTGGCCGGGCCGCGCACCGTGACGGTGACGGGCGAGGACGGCGTGACGCGGACCCTGACCGCCCGGCACGCGGTCGCCGTGTGCACGGGCACCGGCGCCCAACTGCCCGACCTGCCGGGCCTCGCCGAAGTCCGGCCCTGGACGAGCCGGGAGGCGACCAGCGCCAAGTCGGTGCCCGGCAGCCTGATCGTGGTCGGCGGCGGTGTCGTCGCCGTCGAGATGGCCACCGCCTGGCAGGCCCTCGGCTCGCGGGTCACCCTGCTGGTCCGTGGCAAGGGCCTGCTGCCCCGCATGGAACCGTTCGCCGGCGAACTGGTCGCCGAGGCGCTGGCGGAGGCGGGCACGGACATCCGCACCGGTACGTCGGTCCAGTCGGTGACCAGGGAGAACGGCACCGTCGTCGCGGTCACCGGCACCGGCGACCGGATCGAGGCCGACGAGATCCTCTTCGCCACCGGACGCGTCACGCGCACCGACGACATCGGCCTCGACACGGTCGGCCTCGAACCGGGCTCCTGGCTGTCGGTCGACGACAGCCTGCGGGTCACCGGCAGCGAGTGGCTGTACGCGGTCGGCGACGTCAACCACCGCGCCCTCCTCACCCACCAGGGCAAGTACCAGGCGCGGATCGCGGGCGCCGCCATCGCGGCCCGCGCGGCCGGCGTCCCGCTCCTGGAGACCGACCCCTGGGGCGCCCACTCGGCCACCGCCGACCACGGCGCCGTCCCGCAGGTCGTCTTCACCGACCCGGAGGCGGCGGCCGTCGGCCTCTCCCTCGCCGAGGCGGAACAGGCGGGCCGTCGCGTACGCGCGGTCGACGTCGAGTTCGCCTCGGTGGCGGGGGCGGGCCTGTACGCCGACGGCTACCGGGGCCGCGCCCGTATGGTCGTCGACCTGGACCGCGAGACCCTGCTCGGCGTGACCTTCGTGGGCCCCGGCGTGGGTGAACTGATCCATTCGGCGACCGTCGCCGTCGCCGGCGAGGTGCCGCTCGGACGGCTGTGGCACGCGGTGCCGTCGTATCCGACGATCAGCGAGGTCTGGCTGCGACTCCTGGAGGCCTACCGGGACGGGAAGTAG
- the trxA gene encoding thioredoxin: MSSTVELTKENFDQTVTENEFVLIDFWASWCGPCRQFAPVYEKAAEDNPDLVFGKIDTEAQPELAQAFGIQSIPTLMIVRDQVAVFAQPGALPEAALTDVIGQARKLDMDEVRKSVAAQQAQQGE, encoded by the coding sequence ATGAGCAGCACCGTGGAGCTCACCAAGGAGAACTTCGACCAGACGGTCACGGAGAACGAGTTCGTGCTGATCGACTTCTGGGCGTCCTGGTGCGGGCCGTGCCGTCAGTTCGCCCCGGTGTACGAAAAGGCCGCGGAGGACAACCCCGACCTGGTGTTCGGCAAGATCGACACGGAGGCGCAGCCGGAGCTGGCGCAGGCCTTCGGTATCCAGTCGATCCCGACGCTGATGATCGTCCGGGACCAGGTCGCCGTGTTCGCGCAGCCGGGCGCCCTGCCCGAGGCCGCCCTCACGGACGTCATCGGGCAGGCCCGGAAGCTGGACATGGACGAGGTCCGCAAGTCGGTCGCCGCCCAGCAGGCCCAGCAGGGCGAGTAA
- a CDS encoding benzaldehyde dehydrogenase: MPLLDPKTWQSQAARPLSGPEYAVTEPATGDTLGTVTLATGEDVGPAAQAARTAQQAWVRTPHFVRAGVLRKAGDLFAAHADELRDWIVRESGSIPGKAEFELHVAAQECYEAAALASRPAGQVLPSEAPRLSYTRRVPVGVVGVISPFNAPLILSIRSVAPALALGNAVVLKPDPRTAVCGGLSLAAVFAEAGLPEDLLHILPGGPDAGQALVADPLVPVISFTGSTAAGRTVGEAAGRHLKRAHLELGGNSAMIVLEDADLDAVISTAAWGSFFHQGQICMTTGRHLVHQSLYGEYVERLAAKADALAVGDPYRAQVHLGPIIDGSQLAKIHGLVEASTASGARLAAGGTHEDLFYRPTVLADADDRTPAYAEEVFGPVAPVRPFSTLDEAAALASAGPYGLSLGIVTRDTSRGLELAERIPTGIVHINDQTVNDEAVAPFGGVAASGTGARFGGESNLEAFTDVRWTTVRGDVAPYPF; encoded by the coding sequence ATGCCGTTGCTCGACCCCAAGACCTGGCAGTCCCAGGCCGCCCGTCCCCTGTCGGGCCCCGAGTACGCCGTCACCGAGCCCGCCACCGGCGACACGCTCGGCACGGTCACACTCGCCACCGGCGAGGACGTCGGACCGGCCGCGCAGGCCGCCCGTACCGCCCAGCAGGCATGGGTGCGTACCCCGCACTTCGTCCGTGCCGGGGTGCTCCGCAAGGCGGGTGACCTCTTCGCCGCGCACGCCGACGAACTGCGCGACTGGATCGTCCGCGAGTCCGGCTCCATACCCGGCAAGGCCGAGTTCGAACTGCACGTCGCCGCCCAGGAGTGCTACGAGGCCGCCGCCCTCGCCTCCCGCCCGGCCGGGCAGGTGCTGCCGTCCGAGGCGCCCCGGCTGTCCTACACCCGCCGGGTGCCCGTCGGGGTGGTCGGCGTGATCTCGCCGTTCAACGCCCCGCTGATCCTCTCCATCCGCTCCGTCGCCCCGGCGCTCGCGCTCGGCAACGCGGTCGTCCTGAAGCCGGACCCGCGCACGGCGGTCTGCGGCGGGCTCTCCCTGGCCGCGGTCTTCGCCGAGGCGGGCCTGCCCGAGGACCTGCTGCACATCCTGCCGGGCGGTCCCGACGCGGGCCAGGCACTGGTCGCCGACCCGCTGGTGCCGGTCATCTCCTTCACCGGCTCCACGGCGGCGGGCCGGACCGTCGGCGAGGCGGCCGGCCGCCACCTCAAGCGCGCCCACCTCGAACTCGGCGGCAACTCCGCCATGATCGTCCTGGAGGACGCCGACCTCGACGCGGTGATCTCCACCGCCGCCTGGGGCTCCTTCTTCCACCAGGGCCAGATCTGCATGACCACCGGCCGCCACCTCGTCCACCAGTCGCTGTACGGGGAGTACGTCGAGCGGCTCGCCGCCAAGGCCGACGCCCTCGCCGTCGGTGACCCGTACCGCGCCCAGGTCCACCTCGGCCCGATCATCGACGGCTCCCAACTCGCCAAGATCCACGGCCTGGTGGAGGCCAGCACGGCGAGCGGCGCCAGGCTCGCGGCGGGCGGCACGCACGAGGACCTCTTCTACCGGCCGACGGTCCTCGCCGACGCCGACGACCGGACCCCCGCCTACGCGGAGGAGGTCTTCGGCCCGGTCGCGCCCGTACGCCCCTTCAGCACCCTCGACGAGGCCGCCGCGCTCGCCTCGGCCGGCCCCTACGGGCTCTCCCTCGGCATCGTCACCCGTGACACCTCACGCGGCCTCGAACTCGCCGAGCGGATCCCGACCGGCATCGTCCACATCAACGACCAGACGGTCAACGACGAGGCCGTGGCTCCCTTCGGCGGGGTTGCCGCGTCCGGCACCGGTGCGCGGTTCGGTGGGGAGTCGAACCTGGAGGCGTTCACTGACGTGCGGTGGACCACTGTGCGGGGGGATGTGGCGCCGTACCCCTTCTAG
- a CDS encoding LacI family DNA-binding transcriptional regulator: MVQIPNSAAPAVPQPRSVPTSADVARLAGVSRATVSYVLNNTSAVRISEPTRRRVHEAAKELGYVPHAAARSLRAGHSRMVLMPAPSVPIGPLYSQFINELQWALSRLDYTVVQYASVGLRGDEAARAWAELRPAAVLVPVGGLEAEGVAVLKRSGARAVVTLGTERIEGAHSLLIDHAGVGRVAGAHLYARGRRRIGVVMPDEPGLKVFSKPRLDGVRGALEGTDASVTVLPLAYEEESAARLAARWPELGLDGVFAFNDEYAMLLMRALQDAGVTVPGDTALVGADDLLLGRLLRPRLSTVHIELPAGRDLAELVDRAVRNPGAAAETHHVHGAALVHRDSS, from the coding sequence ATGGTGCAGATACCGAATTCGGCCGCCCCGGCGGTACCCCAGCCACGCTCCGTGCCCACGAGCGCGGATGTGGCACGCCTGGCCGGCGTCTCGCGCGCAACCGTCTCCTACGTCCTCAACAACACCAGTGCCGTCCGGATCAGCGAACCCACCCGCCGCCGCGTCCACGAGGCGGCGAAGGAACTCGGGTACGTTCCGCACGCGGCGGCCCGCAGTCTGCGGGCCGGACACAGCCGCATGGTCCTGATGCCCGCGCCCAGCGTGCCGATCGGCCCGCTCTACAGCCAGTTCATCAACGAACTGCAGTGGGCGCTCAGCCGCCTCGACTACACCGTCGTCCAGTACGCCTCGGTCGGGCTGCGCGGTGACGAGGCGGCCCGGGCCTGGGCCGAACTGCGGCCCGCCGCCGTCCTCGTGCCCGTCGGCGGGCTCGAGGCGGAGGGCGTGGCCGTCCTCAAACGCTCCGGTGCCCGGGCCGTCGTCACGCTCGGTACCGAGCGCATCGAGGGCGCGCACAGCCTGCTCATCGACCACGCCGGCGTCGGACGTGTCGCGGGTGCGCATCTGTACGCCCGGGGCCGCCGCCGGATCGGCGTCGTCATGCCCGACGAGCCGGGCCTGAAGGTCTTCTCCAAGCCCCGCCTCGACGGAGTGCGCGGCGCGCTGGAGGGCACGGACGCCTCGGTGACCGTGCTGCCGCTCGCGTACGAGGAGGAGTCCGCGGCCCGCCTCGCCGCCCGCTGGCCCGAACTCGGCCTGGACGGCGTGTTCGCGTTCAACGACGAGTACGCGATGCTCCTGATGCGGGCCCTGCAGGACGCGGGCGTCACCGTCCCCGGGGACACGGCGCTGGTCGGTGCCGACGACCTGCTCCTCGGCCGGCTGCTGCGGCCCCGGCTGAGCACGGTGCACATCGAACTCCCGGCCGGCCGAGACCTCGCGGAACTCGTCGACCGCGCGGTGCGCAACCCCGGCGCCGCCGCCGAGACCCACCACGTCCACGGAGCCGCGCTCGTCCACCGCGACTCCAGCTGA
- a CDS encoding TetR/AcrR family transcriptional regulator: MSDTLPPFSKPQRRPEEPLLLALGTGAGIGLGADAEADEPCLRADAARNRARLLEAAGRLVEQHGVAGLTMEAVAAAAQVGKGTVFRRFGDRTGLLMALLDHSERNLQAAFLSGPPPLGPGAPPVQRLRAFGVAVLRRAFDELELQLAAEGEPGRRFASAPHLVRSGHVTMLLRQAIPDADCELLAKTLMGYLDPALIHHLTRQCGMPPTRLEAGWIDLVDRIAGGAPSP; the protein is encoded by the coding sequence ATGTCCGACACCCTGCCGCCCTTCTCGAAGCCCCAGCGGCGGCCCGAGGAACCCCTGCTGCTGGCACTGGGGACCGGCGCCGGCATCGGGCTCGGTGCCGATGCGGAGGCCGACGAGCCGTGTCTGCGCGCCGACGCCGCCCGCAACCGCGCCCGTCTGCTGGAGGCCGCCGGGCGGCTGGTGGAGCAGCACGGCGTGGCGGGCCTGACCATGGAGGCGGTGGCCGCCGCTGCGCAGGTGGGCAAAGGGACCGTGTTCCGGCGCTTCGGGGACCGCACCGGCCTGCTGATGGCCCTGCTCGACCACTCGGAGCGAAATCTCCAGGCCGCCTTCCTGAGCGGCCCGCCGCCGCTCGGACCCGGCGCGCCGCCCGTGCAGCGGCTGCGCGCGTTCGGGGTGGCGGTGCTGCGCCGGGCCTTCGACGAGCTGGAACTGCAGCTGGCCGCCGAAGGCGAACCCGGCCGCCGCTTCGCATCCGCACCCCACCTGGTCCGGTCCGGTCACGTCACCATGCTGCTGCGTCAGGCGATTCCGGACGCCGACTGCGAACTCCTCGCGAAAACACTGATGGGTTATCTGGATCCGGCCCTCATCCATCACTTGACCAGGCAGTGCGGGATGCCGCCGACGCGCCTGGAGGCGGGCTGGATCGACCTCGTCGACCGGATCGCGGGCGGTGCGCCGTCGCCTTGA